A single Heterodontus francisci isolate sHetFra1 chromosome 32, sHetFra1.hap1, whole genome shotgun sequence DNA region contains:
- the LOC137347847 gene encoding probable G-protein coupled receptor 139 → MHGSAKDLVFAIYYPVLAAIGVPANLAVIVILSRERCGLSRCIIYYLVSMAVTDLLVLVTVVILNRIASIYFPLSFLSITPVCSLRVALNFTIIDCSVWLTVAFTFDRFMAICCQKLKIKYCTQKTAARVLGAVCTLNCLKNTFWYFIFEPLYIINNIPWFCSIKLIFYKSPAWAAYDWIRCILSPCLPFILILLLNALTVRHILAASRARRRLWAHSNGETQSDPEMEKRRKSIVLLFAISGSFILLYSLFLINFLNVRIAKLSYFSGSNFNEANVILQEGGYMLQLMSSCVNPFIYAGTQRKFREKLKNGVKYPLSLIVKLFK, encoded by the exons ATGCATGGCTCAGCAAAAGATCTGGTGTTTGCCATTTATTATCCCGTCCTTGCAGCTATCGGGGTTCCAG ctaacctggcagtgattgtgatcctgtcccgagaaagatgcggtctctccagatgtatcatttactacctggtgtccatggcagtgacagatctcctgGTCCTGGTCACCgttgtgatattaaaccggattgcaAGTATTTATTTTCCACTCAGTTTCCTGTCCATCACACCCGTATGCAGTCTCCGTGTTGCCTTAAACTTTACGatcatagactgttctgtctggttaacggtcgctttcacctttgatcgatttatggccatttgttgccagaagctgaaaataaaatattgcactcaGAAAACAGCGGCACGTGTTTTAGGAGCAGTCTGCACACTGAACTGTTTAAAAAATACCTTCTGGTATTTTATATTTGAACCATTGTACATAATTAACAATATACCCTGGTTCTGCAGcataaaattaatattttataaGTCACCTGCATGGGCGGCATATGACTGGATTCGCTGCATCTTAAGTCCatgtctcccattcattctgattttactgctcaatgctctgactgtcaggcacattctagcagccagcagagcacgcaggagactctgggcccacagcaatggagagactcagagtgacccagagatggagaagcggagaaagtccatcgttttactcttcgccatctcgggcagtttcatcctgttatattcTCTATTCCTTATAAATTTCCTTAATGTCCGAATTGCAAAATTAAGTTATTTTTCTGGTTCCAATTTCAATGAAGCAAATGTTATTCTGCAGGAAGGTGGATATATGCTTCAGCTTATGAGTTCCTGCGTCAATCcgtttatttatgcagggacccagagaaaattcagagagaagttaaagaatggagtgaaatatccactgagtctaattgttaaattgtttaaATGA